From Afipia carboxidovorans OM5, one genomic window encodes:
- a CDS encoding MBL fold metallo-hydrolase yields MSLVFTILGSGSSAGVPRPALGWGACDPTNPKNRRRRCSAMVERTSDTGITRVVIDTSPDLREQLIDANVGHIDAVFLTHEHADQTHGMDDLRSVVMHQRSRIPTYMNQCTANDVDQRFSYCFRSPLGSDYPPILERRSVEAGESHTIDGKGGPITLTAFWVDHGKIPALGYRIGNAAYTPDLNGIPPESFAALENLDLWVVDGLRYKPHSSHFCVDDALASIARFKPRRAVITNMHADIDYEDLRHRLPAGVVPGYDGMRLDITPGSDQA; encoded by the coding sequence ATGAGCCTCGTCTTCACCATTCTCGGCAGCGGATCGTCCGCCGGTGTGCCGCGTCCAGCGCTTGGCTGGGGCGCCTGCGATCCCACGAACCCGAAGAACCGCCGCCGCCGCTGCTCGGCCATGGTCGAGCGAACGAGCGATACCGGCATCACGCGCGTGGTGATCGACACCTCGCCGGACCTGCGCGAGCAGCTCATCGACGCCAATGTCGGGCACATCGATGCGGTGTTCCTGACCCACGAGCACGCCGACCAGACCCATGGCATGGACGATTTGCGCTCCGTGGTGATGCACCAGCGCAGCCGCATTCCGACCTACATGAATCAGTGCACGGCCAACGACGTCGACCAACGGTTCTCCTATTGCTTCCGCTCGCCGCTCGGCAGTGACTATCCGCCGATCCTCGAGCGTCGCTCGGTCGAGGCCGGTGAAAGCCATACGATCGACGGGAAGGGCGGCCCGATCACGCTGACGGCCTTCTGGGTCGACCACGGCAAAATCCCGGCGCTCGGCTATCGGATCGGCAACGCCGCCTACACGCCCGACCTCAACGGCATTCCGCCCGAGAGCTTTGCCGCGCTCGAGAACCTCGATCTGTGGGTCGTCGACGGCCTGCGCTACAAGCCGCATTCGAGCCATTTCTGCGTCGACGACGCGCTTGCGTCGATCGCGCGTTTCAAGCCGCGCCGTGCCGTGATCACCAACATGCACGCCGATATCGACTACGAGGATCTGCGCCACAGACTGCCGGCGGGCGTGGTGCCGGGCTATGACGGAATGCGGCTCGATATCACGCCGGGTTCGGACCAAGCCTGA
- the metG gene encoding methionine--tRNA ligase: protein MAKAESPARSRYYITTAIAYPNGAPHIGHAYEAIATDALARFQRLDGMDVFFLTGTDEHGLKMIQTAQKEGMTPAELATRNAARFKDMDRRLNISFDRFIRTSEVAHHDSTQEIWRRMAANGDIYLSSYAGWYSVRDEAYYAEDETVVGDDKVRRGPQGTPVEWVEEKSYFFKLSAYQDKLLALYEQHPEFIGPDVRRNEVVSFVKGGLKDLSISRTTFDWGVKVPDDPEHVMYVWVDALTNYITGINFPDEADANWKYWPADVHVIGKDIIRFHAVYWPAFLMSAGIAVPKRVYAHGFLFNRGEKMSKSVGNVVDPFELANQYGVDQLRYFLLREVPFGQDGNYNHEAIVARTNADLANDLGNLAQRSLSMIGKQHGGIVPEPGAFSDADKAILAQADAMLAQTREAMATQQIHVALNEIWTVVAEANRYFAGEAPWSLAKTDPARQKTVLYVTAEVVRQIAILAQPAMPGAMTKMLDSLAIAPEARYFASLATRIKPGTQLPPPAPVFPRYVEPTEPAGKA from the coding sequence ATGGCGAAAGCAGAGTCTCCCGCCCGTTCTCGCTATTACATCACGACTGCGATTGCCTATCCGAACGGCGCTCCGCACATCGGCCACGCTTATGAAGCGATTGCGACCGATGCGCTCGCGCGCTTTCAGCGTCTCGATGGCATGGATGTGTTCTTTCTGACCGGTACCGACGAGCACGGCCTGAAGATGATTCAGACCGCGCAGAAAGAGGGCATGACACCGGCCGAACTCGCGACGCGCAACGCGGCGCGGTTCAAAGACATGGACCGGCGGCTCAACATCTCGTTCGACCGTTTCATCCGCACCTCGGAAGTCGCGCATCACGACTCGACGCAGGAAATCTGGCGTCGCATGGCCGCCAATGGCGACATCTATCTGTCGAGCTATGCCGGCTGGTATTCGGTTCGTGATGAGGCCTATTACGCCGAGGACGAAACCGTCGTTGGTGACGACAAGGTGCGCCGCGGCCCGCAAGGCACGCCCGTCGAGTGGGTGGAAGAGAAGAGCTACTTCTTCAAGCTCTCCGCCTATCAGGACAAGCTGCTCGCGCTCTACGAACAGCATCCGGAATTCATTGGTCCCGACGTGCGCCGCAACGAGGTGGTGTCGTTCGTCAAGGGCGGCCTCAAGGATCTGTCGATCTCGCGCACGACCTTCGACTGGGGCGTGAAGGTGCCGGACGATCCAGAGCACGTCATGTATGTGTGGGTCGACGCGCTGACGAACTACATCACCGGCATCAACTTCCCCGACGAGGCGGATGCCAACTGGAAATACTGGCCGGCCGACGTGCATGTTATCGGCAAGGACATCATCCGCTTTCACGCGGTGTATTGGCCGGCGTTCCTGATGTCGGCCGGCATCGCCGTACCGAAGCGCGTCTATGCGCATGGCTTCCTGTTCAACCGCGGCGAGAAGATGTCGAAGTCGGTCGGCAACGTCGTCGATCCGTTCGAGCTTGCGAACCAGTACGGCGTCGATCAGCTCCGCTATTTCCTGCTGCGTGAAGTGCCGTTCGGGCAGGACGGCAACTACAATCACGAGGCGATCGTGGCGCGCACCAATGCCGACCTCGCCAACGATCTCGGCAATCTTGCGCAACGCTCATTGTCGATGATCGGCAAGCAGCACGGCGGCATCGTGCCGGAGCCGGGCGCTTTCAGCGACGCCGACAAGGCGATCCTTGCGCAGGCCGATGCCATGCTGGCGCAGACCCGCGAGGCAATGGCGACGCAGCAGATTCATGTCGCACTCAACGAGATCTGGACGGTGGTCGCCGAGGCCAATCGCTATTTCGCGGGCGAAGCGCCCTGGTCGCTCGCCAAGACCGATCCTGCGCGCCAGAAGACGGTGCTTTACGTCACCGCCGAAGTCGTGCGCCAGATCGCCATCCTGGCACAGCCCGCAATGCCGGGCGCGATGACGAAGATGCTCGACAGCCTCGCCATCGCGCCGGAGGCCCGCTATTTCGCCTCGCTTGCGACCCGCATCAAGCCGGGCACGCAACTTCCGCCGCCCGCGCCGGTTTTCCCACGTTACGTTGAACCGACCGAACCTGCCGGCAAAGCCTGA
- a CDS encoding TatD family hydrolase: MLVDSHCHLDFPDYGDELDAVVARAEAADVKRIVTISTRVKRVDGLRAIAERYPSVYFSVGTHPHQADEEDGIPVEELIELSCHPKAVAFGEAGLDYFYKNSSPEAQARGFRTHIAAARETGLPLVIHTREADEDCGRILDEEMEKGAFRAVLHCYTGGLALAKKAVAHGLYVSFTGILTFRNSQNVRDVAAEIPLDRIMVETDAPFLAPGKYRGKRNEPSFVTETAKALAELRGVSFDEISRQTTENFFRFFNKVPHPDTTAA, from the coding sequence ATGCTCGTCGATAGTCACTGCCATCTCGATTTTCCGGATTACGGCGATGAGCTCGACGCCGTCGTCGCGCGTGCCGAGGCGGCTGACGTCAAGCGCATCGTCACGATCTCGACGCGGGTGAAGCGCGTCGATGGACTGCGCGCGATCGCCGAGCGCTATCCGAGCGTCTATTTCTCGGTCGGCACGCATCCGCATCAGGCCGACGAGGAAGACGGCATTCCGGTCGAGGAATTGATCGAACTGTCGTGCCATCCCAAAGCCGTGGCGTTCGGCGAGGCGGGGCTCGATTATTTCTACAAGAACTCCTCGCCGGAGGCGCAGGCGCGCGGCTTCCGCACTCACATCGCGGCGGCGCGTGAAACCGGCCTGCCGCTGGTGATCCACACCCGCGAGGCGGATGAGGATTGCGGCCGCATCCTCGACGAGGAAATGGAGAAGGGCGCCTTCCGCGCGGTTCTGCATTGCTACACCGGCGGACTGGCGCTGGCGAAGAAAGCCGTCGCTCACGGGCTCTATGTGTCGTTCACCGGCATTCTGACCTTCAGGAACTCGCAGAACGTGCGCGATGTCGCGGCCGAAATTCCGCTCGACCGCATCATGGTGGAGACCGACGCGCCCTTCCTTGCTCCCGGCAAATATCGCGGCAAGCGCAACGAGCCGTCTTTCGTCACTGAAACGGCGAAGGCGCTGGCCGAGTTGCGCGGCGTGTCGTTCGACGAGATTTCCCGCCAGACCACGGAAAACTTCTTCCGGTTCTTCAACAAAGTCCCACACCCGGATACGACTGCCGCATGA